The following coding sequences lie in one Burkholderia cepacia genomic window:
- the hutH gene encoding histidine ammonia-lyase: MITLTPGHLTLPQLRQIARESVQLTLDPASFAKIDAGAKAVADIAAKGEPAYGINTGFGRLASTHIPHDQLELLQKNLVLSHAVGVGEPMARSSVRLLMALKLSSLGRGHSGIRREVMDALIKLFNADVLPLIPVKGSVGASGDLAPLAHMSAVLLGVGEVFIRGERASAIDGLRVAGLAPLTLQAKEGLALLNGTQASTALALDNMFSIEDLYRTALVAGALSVDAAAGSVKPFDARIHELRGHQGQIDAAASYRDLLEGSPINQSHRDCDKVQDPYSLRCQPQVMGACLDQMRHAANVLLVEANAVSDNPLIFPDTGEVLSGGNFHAEPVAFAADNLALAAAEIGALAERRIALLIDATLSGLPPFLVRDGGVNSGFMIAHVTAAALASENKTLAHPASVDSLPTSANQEDHVSMATFAARKLADIADNTKHILAIELLAAAQGVDLRAPYHTSPKLAPAMETIRGKVAHYELDHYFAPDIAAIAKLVGERAFAKISPFSFASEQ, from the coding sequence ATGATTACGTTGACCCCCGGCCACCTGACCCTCCCGCAACTGCGCCAGATCGCACGCGAATCCGTGCAGCTGACGCTCGACCCGGCCAGCTTCGCGAAGATCGACGCCGGCGCGAAAGCCGTCGCCGACATCGCCGCGAAGGGCGAGCCGGCCTACGGTATCAACACGGGCTTCGGTCGCCTGGCCAGCACGCACATCCCGCACGACCAGCTCGAGCTGCTGCAGAAGAACCTGGTGCTGTCGCACGCGGTCGGCGTCGGCGAGCCGATGGCACGTTCGTCGGTGCGTCTGCTGATGGCGCTGAAGCTGTCGAGCCTCGGCCGCGGCCACTCGGGCATCCGCCGCGAAGTGATGGACGCGCTGATCAAGCTGTTCAACGCGGACGTGCTGCCGCTGATCCCGGTGAAGGGCTCGGTCGGCGCATCGGGCGACCTCGCGCCGCTCGCGCACATGTCGGCCGTGCTGCTCGGCGTCGGTGAAGTGTTCATCCGCGGCGAGCGTGCGAGCGCGATCGACGGTCTGCGCGTCGCGGGCCTCGCGCCGCTGACGCTGCAGGCGAAGGAAGGCCTCGCGCTGCTGAACGGCACGCAGGCATCGACCGCGCTGGCGCTCGACAACATGTTCTCGATCGAAGATCTGTACCGCACGGCGCTCGTCGCCGGCGCGCTGTCGGTCGACGCGGCTGCCGGTTCGGTGAAGCCGTTCGACGCCCGCATTCATGAACTGCGCGGCCATCAAGGCCAGATCGACGCGGCGGCGTCGTACCGCGACCTGCTCGAAGGCTCGCCGATCAACCAGTCGCACCGCGACTGCGACAAGGTGCAGGATCCGTACAGCCTGCGCTGCCAGCCGCAGGTGATGGGCGCGTGCCTGGACCAGATGCGCCACGCCGCCAACGTGCTGCTGGTCGAAGCGAACGCCGTGTCGGACAACCCGCTGATCTTCCCGGACACCGGCGAAGTGCTGTCGGGCGGCAACTTCCACGCCGAGCCGGTCGCGTTTGCAGCCGACAACCTCGCGCTGGCCGCAGCGGAAATCGGCGCACTGGCCGAACGCCGCATCGCACTGCTGATCGACGCGACGCTGTCGGGCCTGCCCCCGTTCCTCGTGCGCGACGGCGGCGTGAACTCGGGCTTCATGATCGCGCACGTGACGGCTGCCGCACTCGCATCGGAAAACAAGACGCTCGCACACCCGGCGTCGGTCGACTCGCTGCCGACTTCCGCGAACCAGGAAGACCACGTGTCGATGGCGACGTTCGCCGCGCGCAAGCTCGCCGACATCGCGGACAACACGAAGCACATCCTCGCGATCGAACTGCTGGCTGCCGCACAAGGCGTCGACCTGCGCGCGCCGTACCACACGAGCCCGAAGCTGGCGCCCGCGATGGAAACGATCCGCGGCAAGGTTGCGCACTACGAGCTCGATCACTACTTCGCACCGGACATCGCAGCGATCGCGAAGCTCGTCGGCGAGCGCGCGTTCGCGAAGATCAGCCCGTTCTCGTTCGCATCGGAGCAGTAA
- a CDS encoding glutamate/aspartate ABC transporter substrate-binding protein, which produces MPFPSRFVARFGRPLLVAACALACGTALAAEPLSGTLDKIRQSNLISIGHRETSVPFSYVDAGGKVIGFSQDLCDRVIAAVKARTGKPDLQVRFIPVTSQNRIPLVQNGTVDLECGVTTNLATRHAQVAFSTTFFVATTRLLTRTTSGIRDFPDLAGKTVVTNQGTTSERLLRKMNEEKKMNMQIISAKDYGEGRLTLESGRAAAYMMDDVLLAGVRQLAAKPADWQIVGTPQSSEAYGFMLRKDDPQFKALVDGVLVQLMKRGEINALYDKWFMKPVPPKGLSFDFPMSDVIKARYAAPNDAPLE; this is translated from the coding sequence ATGCCCTTCCCGTCACGATTCGTCGCCCGGTTCGGCCGCCCCCTGCTCGTCGCCGCGTGCGCGCTCGCGTGCGGCACCGCGCTCGCCGCCGAGCCGCTGTCCGGCACGCTCGACAAGATCCGGCAGAGCAACCTGATCTCGATCGGCCATCGCGAAACGTCGGTGCCGTTCTCCTACGTCGATGCAGGCGGCAAGGTGATCGGCTTCTCGCAGGACCTGTGCGACCGCGTGATCGCCGCGGTGAAGGCGCGCACCGGCAAGCCCGACCTGCAGGTGCGTTTCATCCCGGTCACGTCGCAGAACCGCATCCCGCTCGTGCAGAACGGCACCGTCGACCTCGAATGCGGCGTGACCACCAACCTCGCCACGCGCCACGCGCAGGTCGCGTTCTCCACCACCTTCTTCGTGGCGACGACGAGGCTGCTCACGCGCACGACGTCGGGCATCCGCGACTTCCCCGACCTCGCCGGCAAGACGGTCGTGACCAACCAGGGCACGACGTCGGAACGCCTGCTGCGCAAGATGAACGAGGAAAAGAAGATGAACATGCAGATCATCAGCGCGAAGGACTATGGCGAAGGACGCCTCACGCTCGAATCGGGCCGCGCGGCCGCGTACATGATGGACGACGTGCTGCTCGCGGGCGTGCGCCAGCTCGCCGCGAAACCGGCCGACTGGCAGATCGTCGGCACGCCGCAGTCGTCGGAAGCCTACGGGTTCATGCTGCGCAAGGACGACCCGCAGTTCAAGGCGCTCGTCGACGGCGTGCTCGTGCAGCTGATGAAGCGCGGCGAGATCAATGCGCTGTACGACAAATGGTTCATGAAGCCGGTGCCGCCGAAGGGGCTGTCGTTCGACTTCCCGATGAGCGACGTGATCAAGGCGCGCTATGCGGCGCCGAACGATGCGCCGCTCGAGTAA
- a CDS encoding 4'-phosphopantetheinyl transferase family protein: MSIPSESASPPETPRAWRVHALDVPAAASGAGVRVVRIDFDWRVPLMSPAYAALGDDERARAARFMRHEDAVRSAATRAALRDVLGAALGIAPHAVAIVVDESGRPSLDRVHRVLLDFNVSHAGDHALIAWAPAGRVGVDIEGCNRAVDWRALTREVCAPAEVAYLDSMPLAARASEFMRVWSAKEALLKALGTGIVGGLRAFAVVPPRDAATPGTTIVEPAAPAAGVAAFDAAWLDAAPGYAACVAWTRA, from the coding sequence ATGTCCATTCCGTCCGAATCCGCTTCCCCGCCAGAAACGCCCCGTGCGTGGCGCGTGCACGCGCTCGACGTGCCGGCTGCCGCGTCCGGTGCCGGCGTGCGGGTCGTGCGTATCGATTTCGACTGGCGCGTGCCGCTGATGTCGCCAGCGTATGCGGCGCTCGGCGACGACGAGCGTGCGCGGGCCGCGCGCTTCATGCGCCACGAGGATGCGGTGCGCAGTGCGGCGACGCGCGCCGCGTTGCGCGACGTACTCGGCGCGGCGCTCGGTATCGCGCCGCACGCGGTCGCGATCGTCGTCGACGAATCGGGGCGGCCGTCGCTGGACCGCGTGCATCGCGTATTGCTCGACTTCAACGTGTCTCATGCAGGCGATCATGCGTTGATCGCGTGGGCCCCGGCGGGGCGCGTCGGCGTCGATATCGAGGGCTGCAACCGCGCAGTCGACTGGCGTGCGCTGACGCGTGAAGTCTGCGCACCCGCCGAGGTCGCGTATCTCGACAGCATGCCGCTTGCGGCGCGCGCGAGCGAATTCATGCGCGTGTGGTCCGCGAAGGAGGCGTTGCTCAAGGCGCTCGGTACGGGCATCGTCGGCGGTCTGCGCGCGTTCGCGGTCGTGCCGCCGCGCGATGCCGCGACGCCCGGGACGACGATCGTCGAGCCGGCCGCGCCAGCCGCTGGCGTCGCGGCGTTCGACGCGGCGTGGCTCGACGCGGCGCCCGGCTATGCGGCGTGCGTCGCGTGGACGCGCGCGTGA
- a CDS encoding alpha/beta hydrolase family protein, which produces MTISNEGSGAAQRSRAAGALPPEPVTLRAADGYELRGHVWRHRGGGAVRPVTVVNCATSVRCDYYFRFAAWLFAQGRDVLVYDYRGVGGSRPAHLAKLHANWLDWGRLDCEAALQYARDAFPGQPLDVVAHSIGGCLLGLAASNVHVRHAVTVGAQYAYWRDYLPAERRRMWWKWHVAMPALAAVFGYVPAKRLGWMEDTPRGVALSWARAQPRFEDGYIGGMLDAGNVSRAALPARFAGLSAPMLAIGIDDDAFGTVDAIERLVGYYTGSNVTHLRIAPADIGVDAIGHFAFFHSRFTDTLWPVALYWLQHGVLPADAPGAVHALHPASRGPVAASSVPGVVANG; this is translated from the coding sequence ATGACGATTTCGAACGAAGGAAGCGGCGCAGCGCAGCGCAGTCGCGCGGCGGGCGCATTGCCGCCGGAGCCCGTGACGCTGCGCGCGGCCGATGGTTATGAATTGCGCGGCCACGTGTGGCGCCATCGCGGCGGCGGCGCCGTGCGGCCCGTGACGGTCGTCAATTGCGCGACGTCGGTGCGCTGCGACTACTACTTCCGTTTCGCGGCCTGGCTGTTCGCGCAGGGGCGCGACGTGCTCGTCTACGACTATCGCGGCGTCGGCGGTTCGCGCCCCGCGCACCTCGCGAAGCTGCACGCGAACTGGCTCGACTGGGGGCGGCTCGATTGCGAAGCCGCGTTGCAGTATGCGCGCGACGCGTTTCCCGGCCAACCGCTCGATGTCGTCGCGCACAGCATCGGCGGCTGCCTGCTCGGGCTCGCGGCATCGAACGTGCACGTGCGGCATGCGGTGACCGTCGGCGCGCAGTATGCGTACTGGCGCGACTACCTGCCGGCCGAGCGGCGCCGCATGTGGTGGAAGTGGCATGTCGCGATGCCCGCGCTCGCGGCCGTGTTCGGCTATGTGCCCGCGAAGCGGCTCGGCTGGATGGAGGACACGCCGCGCGGCGTCGCGCTGTCGTGGGCGCGCGCGCAGCCGCGTTTCGAGGACGGCTACATCGGCGGCATGCTCGATGCCGGTAACGTCAGCCGCGCGGCATTGCCCGCGCGCTTCGCGGGGCTGTCTGCGCCGATGCTCGCGATCGGCATCGACGACGACGCGTTCGGCACGGTCGACGCGATCGAGCGGCTGGTCGGCTACTACACGGGCAGCAACGTCACGCACCTGCGGATCGCGCCGGCCGACATCGGTGTCGACGCCATCGGGCATTTCGCGTTTTTCCACAGCCGCTTCACCGACACGCTGTGGCCCGTCGCACTGTACTGGCTGCAACACGGCGTGCTGCCGGCCGATGCGCCGGGCGCCGTGCATGCGCTTCATCCGGCGTCGCGCGGGCCGGTAGCGGCCAGCAGTGTGCCGGGCGTGGTCGCGAACGGGTGA
- a CDS encoding LysR substrate-binding domain-containing protein: MSTPLVRLPSLDLVRGFVAVGRRMSITLAAQDLCVTQSAVSRQIHALEAHLGVALLQRGYRKIAFTPEGERLFRVADAALHGLQDTVASLAAARERQPVTITASIGVTALWLLPRLGRLQARLPAIDLRVAANDKVLDLRAEGIDLGIRYCPRDRAPTGALRLFDEIVVPVAHPALATRPVTSAAAIADHVLLEFDGPPQPQLQWHAHLHAAGLGDARPKGVLRFNQYDQVIQAAIAGQGVALGRLALVAPMLADGRLAVLGPHTQALSDTYGYWLFQHDPAPRREVADVRDWMLAEAAECDAAMRAHDTTSA, translated from the coding sequence ATGTCAACGCCGCTCGTCCGTCTTCCGTCGCTCGATCTCGTCCGCGGTTTCGTCGCGGTCGGCCGCCGCATGAGCATCACGCTCGCCGCACAGGACCTGTGCGTCACGCAATCGGCAGTCAGCCGCCAGATCCATGCGCTCGAAGCGCACCTCGGCGTCGCGTTGCTGCAGCGCGGCTACCGGAAGATCGCGTTCACGCCCGAAGGCGAGCGGCTGTTCCGCGTCGCGGATGCGGCACTGCACGGCCTGCAGGACACCGTCGCGTCGCTCGCCGCCGCGCGCGAGCGCCAGCCCGTCACGATCACCGCCAGCATCGGCGTCACCGCACTGTGGCTGTTGCCGCGGCTCGGCCGGTTGCAGGCACGCCTGCCCGCGATCGACCTGCGCGTCGCCGCGAACGACAAGGTACTCGATTTGCGCGCCGAAGGCATCGACCTGGGCATCCGCTATTGTCCGCGCGATCGCGCGCCGACCGGTGCGCTGCGCCTGTTCGACGAGATCGTCGTCCCGGTCGCGCATCCCGCGCTCGCCACGCGGCCGGTCACGAGCGCGGCCGCGATCGCCGACCACGTGCTGCTCGAATTCGACGGGCCGCCGCAACCGCAACTCCAGTGGCACGCGCACCTGCATGCGGCCGGGCTCGGCGACGCGCGGCCGAAAGGCGTGCTGCGCTTCAACCAGTACGACCAGGTGATCCAGGCTGCGATCGCGGGCCAGGGCGTCGCGCTCGGCCGGCTCGCACTCGTCGCGCCGATGCTCGCGGACGGGCGGCTCGCCGTGCTCGGCCCGCACACGCAGGCGCTGTCGGATACGTACGGCTACTGGCTGTTCCAGCACGATCCGGCCCCGCGCCGCGAAGTCGCCGATGTGCGCGACTGGATGCTCGCCGAAGCAGCCGAATGCGATGCGGCCATGCGCGCGCACGACACGACGTCGGCGTAA
- a CDS encoding MFS transporter encodes MTPIEQEVRRRWLPVLAGGLIMGVALGVRHVQGLFLAPVSLDHGWSREAFGLALALQNLIWGVAQPFTGMIADRFGSVRVIVAGMLLYAAGLVTMAQAATTGLFTVGAGLVIGIALSGSAFASIYGALSRLFPPERRGWALGVAGAIGGLGQFCMVPVAQELIGGIGWRHAFIALALVAALLAPLAVLLRDRPAQAVAAAGPDQSIGEAVREAFAHRGFWLLNAGFFACGFQLAFIATHLPAYLLDHGLPARHASVALALIALTNVAGTYACGHLGGLLRRKYVLSVLYLVRALAMAAFVAAPLSPASVYVFAAVMGFTWLGTVPLTNGVISQVFGVRYIATLFGFVFFGHQLGSFFGVWLGAVVYDATHSYMPLWIGSIALGVLAALLHLPIDDARVARPASGHTAWA; translated from the coding sequence ATGACCCCGATCGAGCAGGAAGTCCGACGCCGCTGGCTGCCCGTGCTGGCCGGCGGCCTCATCATGGGCGTCGCGCTCGGCGTCCGCCATGTGCAGGGCCTGTTCCTCGCGCCCGTCTCGCTCGACCACGGCTGGTCGCGCGAAGCGTTCGGGCTCGCGCTGGCGCTGCAGAACCTGATCTGGGGCGTCGCGCAGCCGTTCACGGGAATGATCGCCGACCGCTTCGGCTCGGTGCGCGTGATCGTCGCCGGGATGCTGCTGTATGCGGCCGGGCTCGTGACGATGGCGCAGGCAGCCACGACCGGCCTGTTCACGGTCGGCGCCGGGCTCGTGATCGGCATCGCGCTGTCGGGCTCGGCGTTCGCGTCGATCTACGGCGCGCTGAGTCGCCTGTTTCCGCCCGAGCGGCGCGGCTGGGCGCTCGGCGTCGCGGGCGCGATCGGCGGGCTCGGCCAGTTCTGCATGGTGCCCGTCGCGCAGGAACTGATCGGCGGCATCGGCTGGCGGCATGCGTTCATCGCGCTGGCGCTCGTCGCGGCGCTGCTCGCCCCGCTCGCCGTGCTGCTGCGCGATCGCCCCGCGCAGGCGGTCGCCGCCGCCGGCCCCGACCAGTCGATCGGCGAAGCCGTGCGCGAGGCGTTCGCGCATCGCGGCTTCTGGCTGCTGAACGCGGGCTTCTTCGCGTGCGGCTTCCAGCTCGCGTTCATCGCGACACACCTGCCCGCGTACCTGCTCGACCACGGGCTGCCGGCGCGCCACGCGAGCGTCGCGCTCGCGCTGATCGCGCTGACCAACGTGGCCGGCACCTATGCATGCGGCCACCTCGGCGGGCTGCTGCGGCGCAAGTACGTGCTGTCGGTGCTGTACCTCGTGCGTGCGCTCGCGATGGCCGCATTCGTCGCCGCGCCGCTGTCGCCCGCGAGCGTGTACGTCTTCGCGGCCGTGATGGGGTTCACGTGGCTCGGCACGGTGCCGCTGACGAACGGCGTGATCTCGCAGGTGTTCGGTGTGCGCTACATCGCGACGCTGTTCGGCTTCGTGTTCTTCGGGCACCAGCTCGGCAGCTTCTTCGGTGTCTGGCTCGGGGCGGTCGTGTATGACGCGACGCACTCGTACATGCCGCTGTGGATCGGCTCGATCGCGCTCGGCGTGCTCGCGGCGCTGCTGCACCTGCCGATCGACGACGCGCGCGTCGCGCGGCCCGCATCCGGCCACACGGCATGGGCCTGA
- a CDS encoding cryptochrome/photolyase family protein, with translation MPAKSSVAPAIVWFRDDLRVTDQPALTRAVESGRPLVCVFVDDTGDGAGRPLGGAARWWLHGSLAGLDAALARHGGRLLLLHGDAQREIERIVHDTGAAAVYWNRRYAQPQRDADAALKASLKARGVTVESSNGSLLNEPWEVLTGSGGPYQVFTAYWRAARRDRTVAAPLPEPERIAFFSWPKAVRDRALALDVLALLPHAPDWAGGLRDAWPAPDEAGAHAQLDAFLTTALADYADARDRPDRPATSRLSPFLRFGNVSPRQVWHAVQAAAHAGGAAYAADADKFLSELGWREFSYTLLYHFPALATDNFRAQFDAMPWRDDPAALRAWQRGLTGYPLVDAGLRELWATGWMHNRVRMVVASFLIKHLLIDWRAGEAWFWDTLVDADPANNAASWQWVAGCGADAAPYFRIFNPVAQGQKFDPDGAYVRRWVPELAGLDNASIHAPWEASPMEREAAGVRLGVDYPEPLVEHAAARARALDALAALPKRR, from the coding sequence GTGCCCGCCAAGTCGTCCGTTGCTCCCGCGATCGTCTGGTTCCGCGACGATCTGCGCGTGACCGACCAGCCCGCGCTGACGCGCGCGGTCGAGTCGGGCCGGCCGCTCGTCTGCGTATTCGTCGACGACACCGGCGACGGCGCAGGGCGCCCGCTCGGCGGCGCGGCACGCTGGTGGCTGCACGGTTCGCTGGCCGGGCTCGATGCCGCACTCGCGCGTCATGGCGGGCGCCTGTTGCTGCTGCACGGCGACGCGCAGCGCGAGATCGAGCGTATCGTGCACGATACGGGCGCGGCAGCCGTGTACTGGAATCGCCGCTATGCACAGCCGCAGCGCGATGCCGACGCGGCGCTGAAGGCGTCGCTCAAGGCGCGCGGCGTCACGGTCGAGAGCAGCAACGGCAGCCTGCTGAACGAGCCGTGGGAGGTGCTGACGGGCAGCGGCGGGCCGTACCAGGTGTTCACCGCGTACTGGCGGGCGGCACGCCGCGATCGCACCGTCGCCGCACCGCTGCCGGAGCCCGAGCGGATCGCGTTTTTTTCGTGGCCCAAAGCGGTGCGCGACCGTGCGCTGGCACTCGACGTACTCGCGCTGCTGCCGCATGCACCGGACTGGGCCGGCGGCCTGCGCGACGCCTGGCCTGCGCCTGACGAAGCCGGCGCGCACGCGCAACTCGACGCATTCCTGACGACCGCGCTAGCCGACTATGCGGACGCGCGCGACCGTCCCGACCGCCCGGCGACGAGCCGGCTGTCGCCGTTCCTGCGCTTCGGCAACGTGTCGCCGCGGCAGGTATGGCACGCGGTGCAGGCCGCCGCGCATGCCGGTGGCGCGGCGTATGCCGCGGACGCCGACAAATTCCTGAGCGAGCTCGGCTGGCGCGAATTCAGCTACACGCTGCTGTATCACTTCCCGGCGCTCGCGACCGACAACTTCCGCGCGCAGTTCGATGCGATGCCGTGGCGCGACGATCCCGCCGCGCTGCGCGCATGGCAGCGCGGGCTGACCGGCTATCCGCTCGTCGATGCGGGCCTGCGCGAGCTGTGGGCGACCGGCTGGATGCACAACCGCGTGCGGATGGTCGTCGCATCGTTCCTGATCAAGCATCTGCTGATCGACTGGCGCGCGGGCGAAGCGTGGTTCTGGGACACGCTGGTCGATGCGGATCCGGCGAACAACGCGGCGAGCTGGCAGTGGGTGGCCGGCTGCGGTGCCGATGCCGCGCCGTACTTCCGCATCTTCAATCCGGTCGCGCAGGGGCAGAAGTTCGATCCGGACGGCGCATACGTGCGGCGCTGGGTGCCTGAACTCGCGGGCCTCGACAACGCGTCGATCCATGCGCCGTGGGAAGCGTCGCCGATGGAACGTGAGGCTGCCGGCGTGCGGCTCGGCGTCGACTATCCGGAGCCGCTCGTCGAGCACGCGGCCGCGCGTGCCCGCGCGCTCGATGCACTGGCCGCGTTGCCGAAGCGCCGCTGA
- a CDS encoding SRPBCC domain-containing protein, with product MTKPSNLVTSITVDIDAPASVVWEVLTDFPRYGEWNTFCVGFETTGKLGDFVHMQVRIPGTETVIPVSEILVAYEPERLLSWEQRPTDDNKDAARRDQYIDAIGEQRCRYFTTDQFLGVNADTIMQQHGAWVKQGFDQCARDVKQRAEALHAARKRKSA from the coding sequence ATGACCAAACCCTCGAATCTCGTCACCTCGATCACCGTCGACATCGACGCGCCGGCTTCCGTCGTATGGGAAGTGCTGACCGACTTCCCGCGCTATGGCGAATGGAATACGTTTTGCGTCGGCTTCGAAACGACCGGCAAGCTCGGCGATTTCGTGCACATGCAGGTTCGCATTCCGGGCACGGAAACCGTGATTCCCGTCAGCGAAATCCTCGTCGCCTACGAACCCGAGCGGCTGCTGTCGTGGGAGCAGCGCCCAACCGACGACAACAAGGACGCCGCGCGCCGCGACCAGTACATCGACGCGATCGGCGAGCAGCGCTGCCGCTATTTCACGACCGACCAGTTCCTCGGCGTCAACGCGGACACGATCATGCAGCAACACGGCGCCTGGGTGAAACAGGGATTCGACCAGTGCGCACGTGACGTGAAACAGCGTGCCGAAGCCCTGCATGCGGCACGCAAGCGCAAAAGCGCGTGA
- a CDS encoding nuclear transport factor 2 family protein, with amino-acid sequence MLDLQTLSDHHDIRELVVAYSSAIDARDFDALDAVFTPDAAIDYRAMGGIAGCYPDVKAWLRTVLPQFPQYQHMVGNLSIRLDSDTARGRTICFNPMEVALPDGGTQVMFLGLWYVDRFVRTAHGWRIAERVEERCYGHNVPAALAGATG; translated from the coding sequence ATGCTCGATCTGCAAACCCTGTCAGACCACCACGACATCCGCGAGCTGGTCGTCGCGTATTCGAGCGCGATCGATGCACGCGACTTCGACGCGCTCGACGCTGTCTTCACGCCCGACGCGGCGATCGACTACCGCGCGATGGGCGGCATTGCCGGCTGCTATCCGGACGTGAAGGCGTGGCTGCGCACCGTGCTGCCGCAGTTTCCGCAGTACCAGCATATGGTCGGCAACCTGTCGATCCGGCTCGATAGCGACACCGCGCGCGGCCGCACGATCTGCTTCAATCCGATGGAAGTCGCGCTGCCGGACGGCGGGACGCAGGTGATGTTTCTCGGGTTGTGGTACGTCGACCGGTTCGTGCGCACCGCGCACGGCTGGCGCATTGCCGAACGCGTCGAGGAGCGTTGCTATGGCCACAACGTGCCGGCCGCGCTCGCGGGCGCGACCGGCTGA
- a CDS encoding acetyltransferase: protein MQDNQHARHFFAFNGDADGLCALQQLRLAERVHGTLVTGVKRDIKLLERIDAHAGDIVTVLDVSHDQNRDACARLLRDGATVRYFDHHFAGELPDDPRFDAHIDTAADVCTSVIVNRHLGGRHVRWAIAAAFGDELPALGDALAREHGIDEAERCTLAELGLYLNYNAYGECVGDLHFDPAALADAMLPCAEPLDFVRGTDVFAALRDGYRDDMARACALAPLREVPGATLVRMPDHPWARRATGMLANERMRNAPHAALAVLSPRADGGLVVSVRVPDGRPLGADEFCRGFATGGGRKRAGGINHLPEAEFDAFAERFEAAFRLD from the coding sequence ATGCAGGACAACCAACACGCGCGGCATTTTTTCGCGTTCAACGGCGACGCCGACGGCCTGTGCGCGCTTCAGCAGCTGCGGCTCGCGGAACGCGTGCACGGCACGCTCGTGACCGGCGTGAAGCGCGACATCAAGCTGCTCGAGCGGATCGACGCACATGCGGGCGACATCGTCACCGTGCTCGACGTGTCGCACGACCAGAACCGCGACGCATGTGCACGGCTGCTGCGCGACGGCGCGACGGTCCGCTATTTCGACCATCACTTCGCGGGCGAGCTGCCCGACGATCCGCGTTTCGACGCGCATATCGACACGGCGGCCGATGTTTGCACGAGTGTGATCGTGAACCGCCATCTCGGCGGCCGGCACGTGCGCTGGGCGATCGCCGCGGCATTCGGCGACGAGCTGCCGGCGCTCGGCGACGCGCTCGCGCGCGAGCACGGGATCGACGAGGCCGAGCGCTGCACGCTCGCCGAACTCGGGCTGTACCTGAACTACAACGCGTACGGCGAGTGTGTCGGCGATCTGCACTTCGATCCGGCGGCGCTCGCCGACGCGATGCTGCCCTGCGCCGAGCCACTCGATTTCGTGCGCGGGACCGACGTGTTTGCCGCGCTGCGTGACGGTTACCGTGACGACATGGCGCGCGCGTGCGCGCTCGCACCGCTGCGCGAGGTGCCGGGCGCGACGCTGGTCAGGATGCCGGATCATCCATGGGCACGACGCGCGACGGGCATGCTGGCGAACGAACGGATGCGCAATGCGCCGCATGCGGCGCTCGCGGTGCTGTCGCCGCGCGCGGACGGCGGGCTCGTCGTCAGTGTGCGCGTGCCCGACGGCCGGCCGCTCGGCGCCGACGAGTTCTGCCGCGGCTTTGCGACCGGTGGCGGGCGCAAGCGCGCGGGCGGTATCAACCATCTGCCGGAAGCCGAGTTCGACGCGTTCGCCGAGCGTTTCGAGGCGGCGTTCCGGCTCGATTGA
- a CDS encoding SDR family oxidoreductase, whose protein sequence is MLLKDKIVVISGIGPGLGVKLAVEAAREGARGVVVAARTMEKLDDAQARIRALGVDCDVLKVKTDITDRMQCRQLATRAVERFGRIDALVNSAFVHGTFPEPMEEADLDGWRAVFDTNVFGTMALTQEVVPHMKRQQRGAIVMINTQATRKPFAGEGGYAVSKGALSVAAKYLARELGVHGIRANSIHMGWMWGVPTQTYFRQAAAEYGMTEEQIIAPIASNIALAKLPTDDDCARAALFLASDYANAVTGATLDANGGDFMP, encoded by the coding sequence ATGTTGCTGAAAGACAAGATCGTCGTGATTTCCGGGATCGGGCCGGGGCTCGGTGTGAAGCTCGCGGTCGAGGCCGCACGCGAAGGTGCGCGCGGCGTGGTCGTTGCCGCGCGCACGATGGAAAAGCTCGACGACGCGCAAGCGCGGATCCGCGCGCTCGGCGTCGATTGCGACGTGCTGAAGGTGAAGACCGACATCACAGACCGCATGCAATGCCGGCAACTTGCGACGCGGGCCGTCGAGCGTTTCGGCCGGATCGACGCGCTCGTGAACAGCGCGTTCGTGCACGGCACGTTTCCGGAACCGATGGAAGAAGCCGACCTCGACGGCTGGCGCGCGGTGTTCGACACCAATGTGTTCGGTACGATGGCGCTGACGCAGGAAGTCGTGCCGCACATGAAGCGGCAGCAGCGCGGCGCGATCGTGATGATCAATACGCAGGCGACCCGCAAGCCGTTTGCAGGCGAGGGCGGCTACGCTGTATCGAAAGGGGCGCTGTCGGTTGCGGCAAAATACCTGGCGCGCGAACTCGGTGTGCACGGCATTCGCGCGAACAGCATCCACATGGGCTGGATGTGGGGCGTGCCGACGCAGACGTATTTCCGGCAGGCGGCCGCCGAATACGGGATGACGGAAGAGCAGATCATTGCGCCGATCGCGTCTAATATTGCGCTCGCGAAGCTGCCGACCGACGACGATTGCGCGCGTGCGGCACTGTTTCTCGCGTCCGACTACGCGAACGCGGTGACGGGCGCGACGCTCGACGCGAACGGCGGCGATTTCATGCCTTGA